The DNA window CGCGAAGTGGTGTCGTCCGCCTATGCGGAAATCAATGGCCGCGCCGAGGTCTTCGGCCGCACGCTGCGCTACAACGCCGGCCTGCGCCATGCGCGCACGAAGCAGACGATCGGCGACCTGTCGTCCGTGGCCGATCCGCGCAATGCCGGGCTGCAGGCCGGCGGGCTGTATCCGAACATCTCGTCATGGGCCTACGAGACGGTTCACTACAGCAATACCCTGCCGTCGATGACGCTGGCCTACAACATCACGCCCGACACGATCTTCCGGCTGTCCGGCTCGAAATCGCTGACGCGCGCCAACCCGGCCGACCTGCGCCAGACCCGCCTGTCCATCGGCGATCAGGGCGCCCGGCAGGGCAACCTCACGAACCCGAACCTCAAGCCCTTCGCCGCCAACAACTACGATGCCGGCATCGAGTACTACTTCAGCCGCGAAGCCTATGTGGCGGGCAGTGTGTTCGCCAAGGACATCACCAGCCGCCCCGGCCTGCGCGTGCTGCAGTACACGCTGGCCGAACTCGATGCGCTGTATGGCGAGATCGGCCTCACCGATGCGCAGCAGGTCGCCGTTGCCGCCAGCGGCGGCCGGGCCAACCACCTGGTCGAGATCACCGCGCCGTACAACATCGACACCAAGCTGAAGGTGCGCGGCGTGGAACTGACGTGGCAGCAGCCGCTCGACATGCTGCCCGTGAAGGGCTTCGGCTTCACCGGCAACTTCACGTACACGAAGCAGACCGACGAAGCGGCCAACGCGCCACCCGTGGCCGGCGTGCCGCCCCGCACCAACAACTTCACGCTGTACTACGAGCGCAACGGCCTGTCGGCCCGCGTGTCGCGCCAGTACACTGCGTCGCACGTGGTCAATACCAGCACAGGCCTGTCGGTGCCGGGCGGCGCCTATGCGTACACGACGGAACGCAAGCAGGTCGACCTGTCGCTGAGCATGAACCTGAAGCGCATGTTCAATTTCGCGTACAACACCGACCTCACGCTGTCGGCCTGGAACCTGAACAACGCGATCAGCCAGACCTACACGCAGTTCGGCAACGCGATCTACGACGAGTACAAGCCGGGCCGCAGTTACACGATGTCGCTGCGCACGGCGTTCTGATGGGCTGAGTTCAGTCGTCACGTTTCATGGTCTCGCTCCGGCGAGTTGGCGGCCCTGCTTGCGCAGGGTCGCGTTTTTTTGTTTTTCCTTCCAGGCTCTTTCATGCGACAGCCAACAGCTTTGCTTGCAGCACTTCTCCTCACCACCGCCGCGCAGGCTGCGGACAACCCGGCCGCCAGCGCGCGCTTCGAGCGTTTCAGCTACGCCGGCAAGGCGCCCGAACGGACGACAGCGCGGGCGGGCGAATACGCGAACCCGGTCCTCGCCGGCTACTATCCCGATCCGTCGATTGCCCGCAAGGGCGACGACTATTATGTGGTTGCCTCCTCGTTCACGAACTTCCCCGGCCTGCCGATCATGCACTCGAAGGACCTCGTCACGTGGACGCAGGTCGGCAACGCGCTGGACCGTCCCGGGCAGATCGACTTCACCGGCGTACGCGGCTCGCAGGGCATCTTCGCGCCGGACATCTCGTACCACGACGGCCGCTTCTACATCATCACGACCTGCGCCAGTTGCCCCGGCGGCGTGGGGAACTTCATCGTCACGGCCACCAACCCGGCCGGCCCGTGGTCCGATCCCATTACCGTGCAAGGGCTGAACGGCATCGATCCGTCGATCTTCCGCGATGGCGAGAAAATGTACGTGGTCCACAACGATGCGCCCGAAGGCACGCCCCGCTACGACGGCCACCGCGCCATATGGATCACGCAGCTCGATCCGGTGTCGCTGCAGCGCATCGGCACGCCGAAGGTGCTGGTCGATGGCGGCGTCGATCCGTCGAAGAAGCCGATCTGGATCGAGGCGCCGCACATCTTCAAGAAGGATGGCTGGTATTACCTCATCTGCGCGGAAGGCGGCACCGCCGACAACCACTCGGAAGTGGTGTTCCGCTCGAAAGACGTGATGGGGCCCTACGTGCCGGGCCCCGTCAATCCGATCCTCACGCAGCGCGACCTCGATCCGCAACGCCCGAACCCCGTGACGACGGCCGGCCACGCCAAGTTCGTGCAAACGCAGAACGGCGAATGGTGGGCCGTGTTCCTGGCCACGCGCCCCTACCCCGGCAACTTCTACAATATCGGCCGCGACACCTTCCTGCTGCCGGTGACGTGGAAGGATGGCTGGCCGATGATCCTCGAACAGGGCAAGACGGTTCCCTATACCCACCGCAAGCCCGACCTGCCCGCGCAGCCCGCGCCGGCAATACCGATGAATGGCGACTTCTCCTATGTCGACGAGTTCGATGCCCCGCTGGCGCCGGCCTGGATGGGCATCCGTACGCCACGCGAGCGTGTGTATGACTTGAAGAAAGGCGCACTGGTGCTGCATGCGGGCCGGCCGCTGGGCGACCTGGCCGGCGTGCCGGGCTTCGTCGGCCGCCGCCAGCAGCACCACGATGCGAGCGTGTCGACGGTCGTCGACTACACGCCCCGGCGCGATGGCGACCGTGCCGGCCTGCTGGCGATGCAGAACGATGGCGCCTGGATGTTCCTCGGCATCGCATGGGTGGACGGCAAGCGCGTCGTGGCGCTGGTCAAGTCCGAGGGCGGCAAGGAGACCCTGCTCGCGACGGCGCCCGCACCGGCGCCGAAAGGAAACGTCGAGCTGGCCATGCACATGCGCGGCGGCCAGTCGGACTACCGTTACCGCAGCGGCGGACAATGGAAGACCTTGAAGACGGGCGTGGACGTGACGTTCCTGTCCACGCAGAAGGCCAAGGGCTTCGTCGGCGTCGTGATCGGCCCTTACGTGCAGTCGCATAACCCCCAATAAAAAGGAGACACCATGAAATCATCCACGAAACATCCAGGAAGCCGGGCAATGCGCCTGGCCGTTACGGCGCTGTGCGCCGCCGCACTGGCCGCGCCGGCAGCCGCGCAGGTGAAGATGGGCAAGGCGCCCGGA is part of the Pseudoduganella lutea genome and encodes:
- a CDS encoding glycoside hydrolase family 43 protein — encoded protein: MRQPTALLAALLLTTAAQAADNPAASARFERFSYAGKAPERTTARAGEYANPVLAGYYPDPSIARKGDDYYVVASSFTNFPGLPIMHSKDLVTWTQVGNALDRPGQIDFTGVRGSQGIFAPDISYHDGRFYIITTCASCPGGVGNFIVTATNPAGPWSDPITVQGLNGIDPSIFRDGEKMYVVHNDAPEGTPRYDGHRAIWITQLDPVSLQRIGTPKVLVDGGVDPSKKPIWIEAPHIFKKDGWYYLICAEGGTADNHSEVVFRSKDVMGPYVPGPVNPILTQRDLDPQRPNPVTTAGHAKFVQTQNGEWWAVFLATRPYPGNFYNIGRDTFLLPVTWKDGWPMILEQGKTVPYTHRKPDLPAQPAPAIPMNGDFSYVDEFDAPLAPAWMGIRTPRERVYDLKKGALVLHAGRPLGDLAGVPGFVGRRQQHHDASVSTVVDYTPRRDGDRAGLLAMQNDGAWMFLGIAWVDGKRVVALVKSEGGKETLLATAPAPAPKGNVELAMHMRGGQSDYRYRSGGQWKTLKTGVDVTFLSTQKAKGFVGVVIGPYVQSHNPQ